A window of the Fusarium poae strain DAOMC 252244 chromosome 3, whole genome shotgun sequence genome harbors these coding sequences:
- a CDS encoding hypothetical protein (BUSCO:39396at5125), with product MSESGGWGAWQVETSSFTKAVVASMQKLYPEEIADRSWDNVGLLVGNSEEDTKQKKRVLVTNDLTYQVAMDAIEQDVSVIVSYHPFIFGGLKSITNNDPQQATLLKLTKAGIAVYCPHTAVDASPEGLNTWLADIVSGPHESKRSVAIPATNAPSSHSGAGYGAIGRFDSSISLSEIIIRLADKLGGLKHVMVASPVGADIKTTKVSSFGVCAGSGYDVLKKADVDLIVTGETSHHSALRAIQQGRTLVQVFHSNSERGYLQEVLRPKLEAAIRETVPQVEVVTSKVDKDPFTILDVNDLK from the exons ATGAGCGAAAGCGGAGGCTGGGGTGCCTGGCAGGTTGAGACTTCATCCTTCACCAAGGCTGTTGTTGCATCTATGCAGAAGCTGTACCCGGAAGAGATCGCAGACAGAAGTTGGGATAACGTTGGACTGTTGGTTGGAAACTCGGAAGAAGATACCAAGCAGAAGAAGCGAGTTTTGGTCACGAATGACTTGACCTATCAAGTTGCCATGGATGCAATTGAACAAGATGTCAGCGTCATTGTCAGCTACC ATCCCTTCATCTTTGGCGGCCTCAAGTCTATCACCAACAATGATCCTCAGCAAGCCACCCTTCTGAAGCTGACCAAGGCTGGTATTGCTGTCTATTGCCCCCATACTGCCGTTGATGCTTCCCCTGAAGGGCTCAACACGTGGCTCGCCGATATTGTGTCTGGTCCTCACGAGAGCAAACGCTCTGTTGCGATTCCTGCCACCAACGCCCCTTCCAGTCACTCTGGTGCAGGCTACGGCGCAATTGGTCGCTTTGACAGCTCCATTTCTCTTTCTGAGATCATTATTCGCCTTGCTGACAAACTCGGCGGCCTCAAGCATGTCATGGTAGCAAGTCCTGTGGGTGCTGACATCAAGACCACCAAGGTCAGCAGCTTCGGCGTCTGCGCTGGCAGCGGTTATGATGTCCTTAAGAAGGCCGACGTTGACCTGATTGTGACAGGCGAGACAAGCCACCACTCAGCTCTGAGAGCCATCCAGCAGGGTCGCACATTGGTGCAGGTCTTCCATAGCAACTCTGAGCGTGGATACCTTCAAGAGGTGCTCAGGCCCAAATTGGAGGCTGCTATCCGAGAAACGGTTCCCCAAGTGGAAGTTGTAACCAGCAAGGTAGACAAGGATCCGTTTACTATTCTGGATGTAAACGATCTGAAATAG
- a CDS encoding hypothetical protein (BUSCO:52116at5125) produces the protein MDPINQLKASVLAQNLPHPSTNFLNSLINARSPPPPMPSLVATAKARLLTADLTSSAIVNTSAIQSFPPDAGSTESREKRLPRPVHVQVLDIENLTLSRWEQVEEMEAVARGETTRGREVIRVTAEDDDENNENQTQRPGGARNTAGPKPAGKNATHRLVLQDCKGTKIYAMELRRHDSIGVGKTQIGEKLLLKAGTVIARGMVLLEPDKCIMLGGKIEAWQKAWVDGRLTRLKEEIQQNERQRS, from the coding sequence ATGGATCCTATCAATCAACTCAAAGCTTCTGTACTGGCTCAAAATCTCCCTCATCCATCAACAAACTTTCTCAACTCTCTCATAAATGCACGCTCTCCTCCACCACCCATGCCTTCACTCGTAGCCACAGCCAAAGCTAGGCTATTAACAGCAGATCTGACCAGCAGCGCCATCGTAAACACAAGCGCTATCCAATCCTTTCCTCCAGATGCTGGATCTACGGAATCCCGTGAGAAGCGACTCCCAAGGCCTGTACACGTTCAGGTTCTGGACATCGAGAATCTCACACTGAGTCGATGGGAGCAAGTTGAAGAAATGGAAGCTGTGGCGAGAGGCGAGACCACGCGTGGTAGAGAGGTCATACGTGTCACGGcagaggatgacgatgagaaCAACGAAAACCAGACCCAAAGGCCTGGAGGAGCTCGCAATACAGCAGGTCCTAAACCCGCAGGCAAAAATGCGACACACAGACTTGTACTACAGGACtgcaagggaacaaagatataTGCAATGGAACTTCGACGCCACGATAGTATTGGGGTTGGAAAGACTCAAATTGGCGAGAAGTTATTGCTCAAGGCTGGCACGGTGATTGCGCGAGGTATGGTTTTATTGGAGCCAGATAAGTGCATTATGCTTGGTGGTAAAATTGAGGCATGGCAGAAAGCGTGGGTGGATGGAAGATTGACGAGATTAAAAGAGGAGATACAGCAGAACGAAAGGCAAAGATCGTGA
- a CDS encoding hypothetical protein (BUSCO:9318at5125): MAVNRIKGAFAVPRKGETFELRAGLVSQYAYERKESIQKTIMAMTLGKDVSALFPDVLKNIATGDLDQKKLVYLYLMNYAKSHPDLCILAVNTFVQDSEDPNPLIRALAIRTMGCIRVDKMVDYMEEPLRKTLRDESPYVRKTAAICVAKLFDLNPQMCIENGFLEALQELIGDPNPMVVANSVTALSEITETAPETRALIVTPVTLKKLLMALNECTEWGRVTILTTLADYSASDQKESEHICERVAPQFQHVNPSVVLAAVKVVFIHMKALNPESVRSYLKKMAPPLVTLVASQPEVQYVALRNIDLLLQAKPDILSKEMRVFFCKYTDPPYVKLQKLEIMVRIANEHNYEQLLAELKEYALEVDMDFVRRAVKAIGQVAIKIENAAEKCVAALEDLISTKVNYVVQEVIVVIKDILRKYPGYEGVIPTLCKHIDELDEPTARGSLIWIVGEYAEKINNADEILESFVESFMEEFTQTQLQILTAVVKLFLKKPGSNQNLVQKVLQAATAENDNPDIRDRAYVYWRLLSSDPEVAKNIVLSQKPTITTTMTSLPPALLEQLLTELSTLASVYHKPPESFVGKGRFGADEIQRAAIQEQRQNAAENPIAASVATASSNGSGGAAQNNIENLLDIDFDGAAPASHEQNSASATPDRVASPSAGAPSGAMADMMSMFDAPAQPSGTGASSSSAAAPSNNMNDLMNGFEGLNFGGASTSEPLPAAMQLQQAQGGAPQQPKKDSDDLLGLL; this comes from the exons ATGGCGGTAAACCGCATTAAGGGTGCTTTTGCCGTGCCTCGAAAGGGTGAGACCTTTGAATTGCGCGCTGGTCTGGTCTCGCAGTATGCGTACGAGCGCAAGGAGTCGATTCAAAAGACCATCATGGCCATGACGCTGGGCAAAGATGTGTCGGCACTCTTCCCCGACGTGCTAAAGAACATCGCGACCGGCGATCTTGATCAGAAGAAACTTGTATACCTATACCTAAT GAACTATGCCAAATCGCATCCCGATCTCTGCATTCTCGCCGTCAATACTTTCGTTCAAGATTCCGAAGATCCAAATCCCCTGATAAGAGCACTCGCGATCCGAACCATGGGGTGCATCAGAGTGGACAAAATGGTGGATTATATGGAGGAGCCCCTGAGAAAGACACTACGAGACGAATCGCCATACGTGCGCAAGACGGCCGCTATTTGCGTCGCCAAACTGTTTGATCTCAACCCACAGATGTGTATTGAAAACGGCTTTTTGGAGGCTCTCCAGGAACTGATTGGCGACCCCAATCCCATGGTTGTCGCCAACTCAGTGACCGCTCTATCTGAGATCACCGAGACCGCGCCGGAGACAAGGGCATTGATTGTTACTCCCGTGACGCTGAAGAAGTTGCTTATGGCTCTTAACGAGTGTACCGAATGGGGACGCGTTACTATTTTGACGACCCTGGCAGACTACTCTGCGTCAGACCAGAAGGAGTCTGAGCACATTTGTGAGCGTGTAGCGCCTCAATTCCAGCATGTCAACCCTAGTGTGGTTCTTGCTGCCGTGAAGGTTGTCTTCATTCACATGAAGGCTCTGAACCCTGAGTCAGTGAGGTCATACCTCAAGAAGATGGCACCTCCTCTTG TTACCTTGGTTGCTTCGCAACCTGAGGTTCAATACGTGGCCTTGCGCAACATTGATCTCCTACTCCAAGCTAAGCCAGATATTCTCAGCAAGGAGATGCGCGTTTTCTTCTGTAAATACACTGACCCACCATACGTCAAGCTGCAAAAACTGGAAATCATGGTCAGGATAGCGAACGAGCACAACTACGAGCAACTTCTCGCTGAGTTGAAGGAGTACGCTCTGGAAGTGGATATGGATTTCGTCCGAAGAGCTGTCAAGGCTATTGGCCAGGTGGCCATCAAGATCGAGAACGCTGCTGAGAAGTGTGTTGCGGCTCTTGAGGACCTCATCTCTACCAAGGTCAACTACGTTGTTCAGGAAGTAATTGTGGTCatcaaggatatcctccGAAAATACCCTGGCTATGAAGGTGTTATCCCTACGCTCTGCAAGCACATTGATGAGTTGGACGAGCCTACCGCCCGTGGATCTCTTATCTGGATCGTTGGTGAATACGCTGAAAAGATCAACAATGCAGATGAGATCTTAGAGAGCTTTGTCGAGTCATTTATGGAAGAGTTCACACAG ACACAATTGCAAATATTGACAGCTGTGGTGAAGCTGTTCTTAAAGAAGCCTGGCAGCAACCAAAATTTGGTTCAAAAGGTTCTTCAAGCGGCTACGGCGGAGAACGATAACCCCGATATCCGCGATAGGGCATATGTGTACTGGCGTCTTCTTTCCTCGGACCCTGAAGTTGCCAAG AACATTGTCCTATCCCAAAAGCCCACCATCACAACTACGATGACAAGTCTTCCGCCTGCTCTCTTGGAGCAGCTCCTTACCGAACTTTCTACTCTTGCTTCAGTCTACCACAAGCCTCCGGAGTCATTCGTCGGTAAGGGCCGTTTCGGTGCCGACGAGATTCAACGAGCTGCTATCCAGGAGCAGCGACAAAACGCTGCCGAAAACCCGATCGCAGCTTCAGTTGCCACGGCTTCATCCAATGGGTCTGGCGGTGCTGCACAGAACAACATTGAGAACTTGCTCGACATTGATTTCGATGGTGCCGCGCCTGCTTCTCATGAGCAGAACAGTGCTTCCGCAACCCCTGACAGAGTGGCCAGCCCATCTGCTGGTGCACCCTCAGGGGCTATGGCCGACATGATGAGCATGTTCGATGCGCCGGCGCAACCTTCGGGCACAggggcttcttcttcttcagctgCAGCACCCAGCAACAACATGAACGACTTGATGAATGGATTTGAGGGCTTGAATTTTGGTGGTGCGTCAACGAGCGAGCCGCTACCAGCAGCGATGCAACTACAGCAGGCGCAGGGAGGTGCACCTCAACAGCCCAAGAAGGACAGTGACGACTTGCTGGGTCTGTTGTAG
- a CDS encoding hypothetical protein (BUSCO:58720at5125) — MSSQITDESLREAIKQRLEATHVEVTDMSGGCGQAFNSLIVSSQFQGLNSLKRHRLVNAALKEEIAIIHAWTAKCQTPEEYAKTKETTDAPAQA, encoded by the exons ATGTCGTCGCAAATCACAGACGAGTCCCTGcgtgaggccatcaagcaGCGTCTCGAAGCCACACACGTTGAAGTCACAGACATGTCTG GCGGCTGTGGACAAGCTTTCAACTCCCTCATCGTGTCTTCCCAATTTCAGGGTCTCAACTCTCTCAAGCGCCATCGCCTCGTCAATGCTGCCCTCAAGGAAGAAATCGCCATCATCCACGCTTGGACCGCCAAGTGCCAGACACCCGAAGAGTACGCAAAGACCAAGGAAACAACGGATGCGCCAGCGCAGGCATGA